A genomic region of Caenorhabditis elegans chromosome V contains the following coding sequences:
- the egl-8 gene encoding 1-phosphatidylinositol 4,5-bisphosphate phosphodiesterase (Confirmed by transcript evidence) produces the protein MAKEFQFNWKPTIIPELLHGSVFDRYDDESTCLELNAQVRIDENGFFLRWLIEGKDAVVLDMGQIWEARTGGLPKDGRIMFELEQRGASETIAERTIWITHGQDLVNVQSFFLVAESVELAKTCRAGINDILKSSRIRHVCPTTQLMKYHTWLTMNVNERRKIPIKLIIKTFSSGKPEKMVQKCLNDLGLGGDKEREELDVDILTFEKFQRLYNKICPRTEVQELFVKLSGQKEYLTKERLINFLNEEQRDPRLNEILFPFFDSQRIVALLKKHENDIKYQEDGKMSGDGFLRFLMSDENPPVFLDRIEMFMDMDQPLCHYYINSSHNTYLTGRQYGGKSSSEIYRQVLLSGCRCIELDCWDGTGENKGEPIITHGKAMCTDVFFKDVLVQIRDTAFARSDFPVVLSFENHCSKSNQLKMAKYCMDIFGDMLLSKPFEDAPLDPGVSLPSPNRLRKKILIKNKRLKTDIERHQLDQFLREGKLDEEDELNETPEVVGEDSVSPRSGGSGGTGAPEEVDDDTSDDDDDPSVQTSLNVMRTIPTVNTTSNNGSNRSARSSLDTPSPSGGSLMVPDRATSTATSIKNAVLARSPNFSSLRQKLSFKRRQSPLAGDQRAHPEVEQPVSSSSPATPSISGPPPCATSSGSTSSITITTTGCSTSSSGPSKHILGGEMPAKENDEAHPELKQNFIAKNLKGFGFSKKQPVLTKEEEERIFAEYHYTGATTNIHPLLSSLVNYTHPVKFSGFDVAEANNLHFHMSSFSESTGLGYLKQSAPEFVNYNKRQSSRIYPKGARVDSSNFLPQIFWNAGCQMVSLNFQTPDVYMQLNMGKFEYNGGSGYLLKPDFLRRPDRTFDPFSESPVDGVIAAHCSVRVISGQFLSDRKIGTYVEVEMYGLPTDTIRKEHKTKVIPGNGLNPVYNEDPFVFRKVVLPELAVLRFAVYDENGKQLGQRILPLDGLQAGYRHISLRSDTNQSFILSPVLFVQIVIKTYVPDELSGLVDALADPRAFLSEQKKRQEALAHMGVDDSDIPDVPNTRNMALRHVKQPPRQNGSSADLLANNGQTGSARGDQTSSMASSTIRSPNEQPQPVAVDKFKVDPIEVDDLRRDKAFAKLLKRFQKELDDLRKKHQKQRDSIQKQQPARRRNSSIAWIQTNVDKLITNNRRSTKKEKGSRRSLTASVSSGCGSASGTVTVSVCSPSGASCSGYSTGGPSTPVACNSDGTGSPATIGSPVPQDLVNNDRVRSLVNTQTGEWSAMVRRHDEEEFELKKVQLKEQFDLLRKLMSEAQKNQMLALKLRLEAEGKDLKQTQTKKSMEDAKVIQLDKGIKTKAERDRRVKELNEKNLKMFVEERKRLAMKAQKHEEQLTKRHLDQLEQLDKDFHKALDAEVGNYKEEQLAAQPTSVV, from the exons ATGGCAAAGGAGTTCCAGTTCAATTGGAAGCCCACTATTATCCCTGAACTTCTTCATGGATCGGTTTTCGATCGATATGATGAT GAAAGTACGTGTCTGGAACTAAATGCTCAAGTTCGAATTGACGAGAACGGTTTCTTTCTCCGGTGGCTGATCGAAGGAAAAGATGCTGTCGTACTCGATATGGGCCAAATATGGGAAGCTCGCACGGGCGGCCTACCCAAAGACGGCCGAATTATGTTCGAATTGGAGCAGCGCGGAGCCAGCGAAACGATAGCTGAACGCACGATATGGATCACGCATGGCCAGGATTTAGTCAATGTTCAGTCGTTTTTTCTTGTCGCCGAAAGTGTCGAGTTGGCAAAAACGTGTAGAGCGGGCATTAATGATATTCTAAAGTCGTCCAGAATACGACACGTGTGTCCAACTACCCAATTGATGAAATA CCATACATGGCTCACCATGAATGTCAACGAACGACGAAAAATCCCGATCAAGTTGataatcaaaacattttcgtctggaaaacctgaaaaaatggttcaaaagtgTCTAAATGACTTGGGTCTTGGAGGCGATAAG GAGCGCGAAGAACTTGACGTCGACATCCTcacctttgaaaaattccagaggCTCTATAACAAGATTTGTCCGAGAACCGAAGTTCAAGAGCTGTTTGttaaatt ATCCGGACAGAAAGAGTACCTAACCAAAGAGCGActcatcaattttctgaatgaaGAACAACGTGATCCACGACTCAACGAGATCCTcttcccattttttgattctcaGCGTATCGTTGCGCTTCtcaaaaaacacgaaaacgaCATAAAATATCAAGAAGATGGAAAAATGTCCGGTGACGGGTTTCTCCGATTCCTGATGTCAGACGAGAACCCGCCAGTGTTTCTAGACCGAATTGAAATGTTTATGGATATGGATCAACCGCTGTGTCACTACTACATCAATAGTTCCCATAACACGTATCTTACCGGACGGCAGTATGGTGGAAAATCGTCTTCTGAGATTTATCGACAAGTTTTGCTCAGCGGATGTAGGTGTATTGAGCTTGATTGTTGGGATGGTACTGGTGAAAATAAAGGAGAACCCATTATCACTCACGGAAAGGCCATGTGCACAGACGTGTTCTTCAAG gaCGTCCTGGTACAAATTCGAGACACCGCATTTGCCCGGTCGGATTTTCCAGTGGTCCTTTCCTTCGAAAACCATTGCTCAAAATCAAATCAGCTGAAAATGGCCAAATATTGTATGGACATTTTTGGAGATATGCTGCTGTCCAAACCGTTTGAAGATGCGCCT CTTGACCCCGGAGTCTCCCTACCTTCTCCAAACCGCCTGCGAAAGAAGATCCTTATCAAAAATAAGCGATTAAAAACCGACATCGAACGTCACCAACTTGACCAATTTCTGCGGGAAGGCAAACTGGACGAGGAGGACGAGCTGAATGAGACGCCCGAAGTTGTCGGAGAGGACTCCGTATCACCtc GAAGCGGCGGGAGCGGTGGCACCGGAGCCCCGGAAGAAGTGGATGATGACACGTCCGACGACGACGATGACCCGTCGGTTCAGACATCGCTGAACGTGATGCGCACCATCCCGACCGTGAACACCACATCGAACAACGGATCGAATCGATCGGCAAGAAGTTCACTGGACACCCCATCCCCATCCGGTGGGAGCCTGATGGTTCCAGATAGGGCAACATCGACAGCGACGTCGATCAAGAACGCCGTGCTCGCGAGGTCTCCGAACTTCTCCTCGTTGAGACAAAAGTTGTCGTTCAAGCGGAGACAATCACCACTAG CAGGCGATCAGCGTGCTCATCCGGAAGTCGAGCAACCCGTGAGCTCATCCTCTCCAGCCACACCGTCCATCAGCGGACCCCCGCCGTGTGCCACGTCATCAGGTTCAACGTCATCAATCACTATTACCACAACGGGATGCTCCACGTCATCGTCGGGACCCTCAAAACATATTCTAGGGG gtgAAATGCCCGCCAAGGAAAACGACGAAGCACATCCGGAGCTAAAGCAGAATTTcattgctaaaaatttgaaaggattcgggttttcgaaaaaacaa ccggtACTgacaaaagaagaagaggagcGGATTTTCGCCGAGTATCATTATACCGGGGCAACTACGAATATACATCCGTTACTCTCTTCACTGGTCAATTATACACATCCTGTCAAGTTTTCTGGATTTGACGTTGCGGAAG ccaacaACCTGCACTTCCACATGTCCTCATTTTCTGAGTCAACCGGTCTCGGCTACCTAAAACAATCGGCGCCGGAATTTGTGAACTACAACAAACGACAATCGAGTAGAATTTATCCGAAAGGAGCCAGAGTtgattcttccaattttttgccgCAAATTTTCTGGAACGCCGGATGTCAAATGGTGTCGCTCAACTTTCAAACTCCCGATGTCTACATGCAATTGAACATGGGAAAATTCGAGTACAACGGTGGCTCGGGGTATCTGCTAAAACCAGATTTCCTCCGAAGACCCGACAGAACATTCGACCCATTTTCCGAGAGCCCGGTGGACGGAGTGATTGCAGCACATTGTAGTGTTCGTGTCATCTCGGGTCAATTCCTATCGGATCGCAAAATCGGGACATACGTTGAGGTGGAAATGTACGGACTACCTACTGACACTATTCGTAAGGAGCACAAGACGAAGGTAATACCCGGGAACGGACTGAATCCAGTTTACAACGAGGATCCGTTTGTCTTCCGAAAAGTTGTGCTCCCCGAGCTCGCCGTGCTCCGGTTCGCCGTCTACGATGAGAACGGCAAGCAGCTGGGTCAGCGGATTCTTCCGCTGGATGGGCTTCAGGCAGGATATCGGCATATTTCGCTGAGGTCTGACACGAATCAGAGCTTCATTCTGTCACCTGTGCTCTTTGTGCAAATTGTGATCAAGACTTATGTGCCGGATGAGCTCAGTG GCCTCGTCGATGCTCTCGCCGACCCACGAGCATTCCTCTCGGAGCAGAAAAAAAGGCAGGAAGCCCTGGCTCACATGGGTGTTGACGATAGTGATATTCCTGATGTGCCCAACACCAGGAATATGGCTCTCCGACACGTGAAACAACCTCCAAGGCAGAACGGATCGTCAGCTGATCTGCTGGCAAACAACGGCCAAACTGGGTCGGCTAGGGGTGATCAGACCAGCTCGATGGCTTCAAGTACTATTCGGTCACCCAACGAACAACCGCAGCCAGTGGCTGTGGATAAATTTAAG gttgaCCCAATCGAAGTTGACGATTTACGACGAGACAAAGCTTTTGCAAAATTGCTCAAGAGATTTCAAAAAGAGTTGGATGATCTCAGGAAGAAACATCAGAAGCAGAGGGATAGCATTCAAAAACAGCAG CCGGCTCGCCGCCGTAATTCGTCCATAGCGTGGATC CAAACCAACGTCGACAAGCTCATCACAAATAACCGACGTTccacgaaaaaagaaaaaggctCAAGGAGATCCCTGACGGCTTCAGTATCATCTGGATGTGGAAGTGCATCTGGAACTGTGACTGTCAGTGTTTGCAGTCCTTCTGGCGCGAGTTGCAGTGGGTACTCCACTGGGGGTCCTTCGACACCGGTGGCATGTAACTCTGATGGTACCGGGTCTCCAGCGACTATTGGAAGTCCAGTGCCACAAGATTTGGTCAATAATGATAGG GTCCGATCTCTCGTGAACACTCAAACCGGAGAATGGTCCGCTATGGTCCGTAGACATGACGAGGAAGagtttgagctgaaaaaagtACAGCTCAAAGAGCAATTCGATCTGCTAAG aaaactcaTGAGTGAAGCTCAAAAGAACCAAATGTTGGCTCTGAAGCTCCGGTTAGAAGCCGAAGGGAAAGATCTAAAGCAGACGCAGACGAAAAAAAGCATGGAAGATGCGAAAGTTATTCAATTG gacaAAGGTATTAAGACCAAGGCAGAACGTGATCGTCGTGTCAAGGAACTCAACGAGAAGaacctgaaaatgtttgtGGAGGAGAGGAAGAGATTAGCCatgaa agccCAAAAGCACGAAGAGCAACTCACAAAACGACATCTCGACCAGCTCGAGCAACTAGACAAGGATTTCCATAAGGCCTTGGATGCGGAGGTCGGCAACTACAAAGAAGAGCAACTGGCTGCTCAACCGACTTCTGTCGTTTGA
- the egl-8 gene encoding 1-phosphatidylinositol 4,5-bisphosphate phosphodiesterase (Confirmed by transcript evidence), translated as MAKEFQFNWKPTIIPELLHGSVFDRYDDESTCLELNAQVRIDENGFFLRWLIEGKDAVVLDMGQIWEARTGGLPKDGRIMFELEQRGASETIAERTIWITHGQDLVNVQSFFLVAESVELAKTCRAGINDILKSSRIRHVCPTTQLMKYHTWLTMNVNERRKIPIKLIIKTFSSGKPEKMVQKCLNDLGLGGDKEREELDVDILTFEKFQRLYNKICPRTEVQELFVKLSGQKEYLTKERLINFLNEEQRDPRLNEILFPFFDSQRIVALLKKHENDIKYQEDGKMSGDGFLRFLMSDENPPVFLDRIEMFMDMDQPLCHYYINSSHNTYLTGRQYGGKSSSEIYRQVLLSGCRCIELDCWDGTGENKGEPIITHGKAMCTDVFFKDVLVQIRDTAFARSDFPVVLSFENHCSKSNQLKMAKYCMDIFGDMLLSKPFEDAPLDPGVSLPSPNRLRKKILIKNKRLKTDIERHQLDQFLREGKLDEEDELNETPEVVGEDSVSPPGDQRAHPEVEQPVSSSSPATPSISGPPPCATSSGSTSSITITTTGCSTSSSGPSKHILGGEMPAKENDEAHPELKQNFIAKNLKGFGFSKKQPDSSTSLLTASPTPSSSSMAMSNANNPFSSSTLNSPQPMERSRSEKRSFRQKKGGVFGDELHSDSAALIDFMRTASSRKKKPVLTKEEEERIFAEYHYTGATTNIHPLLSSLVNYTHPVKFSGFDVAEANNLHFHMSSFSESTGLGYLKQSAPEFVNYNKRQSSRIYPKGARVDSSNFLPQIFWNAGCQMVSLNFQTPDVYMQLNMGKFEYNGGSGYLLKPDFLRRPDRTFDPFSESPVDGVIAAHCSVRVISGQFLSDRKIGTYVEVEMYGLPTDTIRKEHKTKVIPGNGLNPVYNEDPFVFRKVVLPELAVLRFAVYDENGKQLGQRILPLDGLQAGYRHISLRSDTNQSFILSPVLFVQIVIKTYVPDELSGLVDALADPRAFLSEQKKRQEALAHMGVDDSDIPDVPNTRNMALRHVKQPPRQNGSSADLLANNGQTGSARGDQTSSMASSTIRSPNEQPQPVAVDKFKVDPIEVDDLRRDKAFAKLLKRFQKELDDLRKKHQKQRDSIQKQQPARRRNSSIAWIQTNVDKLITNNRRSTKKEKGSRRSLTASVSSGCGSASGTVTVSVCSPSGASCSGYSTGGPSTPVACNSDGTGSPATIGSPVPQDLVNNDRVRSLVNTQTGEWSAMVRRHDEEEFELKKVQLKEQFDLLRKLMSEAQKNQMLALKLRLEAEGKDLKQTQTKKSMEDAKVIQLDKGIKTKAERDRRVKELNEKNLKMFVEERKRLAMKAQKHEEQLTKRHLDQLEQLDKDFHKALDAEVGNYKEEQLAAQPTSVV; from the exons ATGGCAAAGGAGTTCCAGTTCAATTGGAAGCCCACTATTATCCCTGAACTTCTTCATGGATCGGTTTTCGATCGATATGATGAT GAAAGTACGTGTCTGGAACTAAATGCTCAAGTTCGAATTGACGAGAACGGTTTCTTTCTCCGGTGGCTGATCGAAGGAAAAGATGCTGTCGTACTCGATATGGGCCAAATATGGGAAGCTCGCACGGGCGGCCTACCCAAAGACGGCCGAATTATGTTCGAATTGGAGCAGCGCGGAGCCAGCGAAACGATAGCTGAACGCACGATATGGATCACGCATGGCCAGGATTTAGTCAATGTTCAGTCGTTTTTTCTTGTCGCCGAAAGTGTCGAGTTGGCAAAAACGTGTAGAGCGGGCATTAATGATATTCTAAAGTCGTCCAGAATACGACACGTGTGTCCAACTACCCAATTGATGAAATA CCATACATGGCTCACCATGAATGTCAACGAACGACGAAAAATCCCGATCAAGTTGataatcaaaacattttcgtctggaaaacctgaaaaaatggttcaaaagtgTCTAAATGACTTGGGTCTTGGAGGCGATAAG GAGCGCGAAGAACTTGACGTCGACATCCTcacctttgaaaaattccagaggCTCTATAACAAGATTTGTCCGAGAACCGAAGTTCAAGAGCTGTTTGttaaatt ATCCGGACAGAAAGAGTACCTAACCAAAGAGCGActcatcaattttctgaatgaaGAACAACGTGATCCACGACTCAACGAGATCCTcttcccattttttgattctcaGCGTATCGTTGCGCTTCtcaaaaaacacgaaaacgaCATAAAATATCAAGAAGATGGAAAAATGTCCGGTGACGGGTTTCTCCGATTCCTGATGTCAGACGAGAACCCGCCAGTGTTTCTAGACCGAATTGAAATGTTTATGGATATGGATCAACCGCTGTGTCACTACTACATCAATAGTTCCCATAACACGTATCTTACCGGACGGCAGTATGGTGGAAAATCGTCTTCTGAGATTTATCGACAAGTTTTGCTCAGCGGATGTAGGTGTATTGAGCTTGATTGTTGGGATGGTACTGGTGAAAATAAAGGAGAACCCATTATCACTCACGGAAAGGCCATGTGCACAGACGTGTTCTTCAAG gaCGTCCTGGTACAAATTCGAGACACCGCATTTGCCCGGTCGGATTTTCCAGTGGTCCTTTCCTTCGAAAACCATTGCTCAAAATCAAATCAGCTGAAAATGGCCAAATATTGTATGGACATTTTTGGAGATATGCTGCTGTCCAAACCGTTTGAAGATGCGCCT CTTGACCCCGGAGTCTCCCTACCTTCTCCAAACCGCCTGCGAAAGAAGATCCTTATCAAAAATAAGCGATTAAAAACCGACATCGAACGTCACCAACTTGACCAATTTCTGCGGGAAGGCAAACTGGACGAGGAGGACGAGCTGAATGAGACGCCCGAAGTTGTCGGAGAGGACTCCGTATCACCtc CAGGCGATCAGCGTGCTCATCCGGAAGTCGAGCAACCCGTGAGCTCATCCTCTCCAGCCACACCGTCCATCAGCGGACCCCCGCCGTGTGCCACGTCATCAGGTTCAACGTCATCAATCACTATTACCACAACGGGATGCTCCACGTCATCGTCGGGACCCTCAAAACATATTCTAGGGG gtgAAATGCCCGCCAAGGAAAACGACGAAGCACATCCGGAGCTAAAGCAGAATTTcattgctaaaaatttgaaaggattcgggttttcgaaaaaacaa CCTGATTCATCCACTTCATTGCTAACCGCATCACCAACACCGTCCTCTTCATCGATGGCCATGTCAAATGCGAATAATCCGTTCTCCTCCTCAACCCTTAACTCACCCCAACCAATGGAgaggtctcgaagcgaaaagcGATCGTTTCGACAGAAAAAGGGCGGCGTTTTCGGTGACGAACTCCACTCGGACTCGGCCGCACTTATCGATTTTATGCGGACGGCGTCGAGCCGTAAGAAGAAG ccggtACTgacaaaagaagaagaggagcGGATTTTCGCCGAGTATCATTATACCGGGGCAACTACGAATATACATCCGTTACTCTCTTCACTGGTCAATTATACACATCCTGTCAAGTTTTCTGGATTTGACGTTGCGGAAG ccaacaACCTGCACTTCCACATGTCCTCATTTTCTGAGTCAACCGGTCTCGGCTACCTAAAACAATCGGCGCCGGAATTTGTGAACTACAACAAACGACAATCGAGTAGAATTTATCCGAAAGGAGCCAGAGTtgattcttccaattttttgccgCAAATTTTCTGGAACGCCGGATGTCAAATGGTGTCGCTCAACTTTCAAACTCCCGATGTCTACATGCAATTGAACATGGGAAAATTCGAGTACAACGGTGGCTCGGGGTATCTGCTAAAACCAGATTTCCTCCGAAGACCCGACAGAACATTCGACCCATTTTCCGAGAGCCCGGTGGACGGAGTGATTGCAGCACATTGTAGTGTTCGTGTCATCTCGGGTCAATTCCTATCGGATCGCAAAATCGGGACATACGTTGAGGTGGAAATGTACGGACTACCTACTGACACTATTCGTAAGGAGCACAAGACGAAGGTAATACCCGGGAACGGACTGAATCCAGTTTACAACGAGGATCCGTTTGTCTTCCGAAAAGTTGTGCTCCCCGAGCTCGCCGTGCTCCGGTTCGCCGTCTACGATGAGAACGGCAAGCAGCTGGGTCAGCGGATTCTTCCGCTGGATGGGCTTCAGGCAGGATATCGGCATATTTCGCTGAGGTCTGACACGAATCAGAGCTTCATTCTGTCACCTGTGCTCTTTGTGCAAATTGTGATCAAGACTTATGTGCCGGATGAGCTCAGTG GCCTCGTCGATGCTCTCGCCGACCCACGAGCATTCCTCTCGGAGCAGAAAAAAAGGCAGGAAGCCCTGGCTCACATGGGTGTTGACGATAGTGATATTCCTGATGTGCCCAACACCAGGAATATGGCTCTCCGACACGTGAAACAACCTCCAAGGCAGAACGGATCGTCAGCTGATCTGCTGGCAAACAACGGCCAAACTGGGTCGGCTAGGGGTGATCAGACCAGCTCGATGGCTTCAAGTACTATTCGGTCACCCAACGAACAACCGCAGCCAGTGGCTGTGGATAAATTTAAG gttgaCCCAATCGAAGTTGACGATTTACGACGAGACAAAGCTTTTGCAAAATTGCTCAAGAGATTTCAAAAAGAGTTGGATGATCTCAGGAAGAAACATCAGAAGCAGAGGGATAGCATTCAAAAACAGCAG CCGGCTCGCCGCCGTAATTCGTCCATAGCGTGGATC CAAACCAACGTCGACAAGCTCATCACAAATAACCGACGTTccacgaaaaaagaaaaaggctCAAGGAGATCCCTGACGGCTTCAGTATCATCTGGATGTGGAAGTGCATCTGGAACTGTGACTGTCAGTGTTTGCAGTCCTTCTGGCGCGAGTTGCAGTGGGTACTCCACTGGGGGTCCTTCGACACCGGTGGCATGTAACTCTGATGGTACCGGGTCTCCAGCGACTATTGGAAGTCCAGTGCCACAAGATTTGGTCAATAATGATAGG GTCCGATCTCTCGTGAACACTCAAACCGGAGAATGGTCCGCTATGGTCCGTAGACATGACGAGGAAGagtttgagctgaaaaaagtACAGCTCAAAGAGCAATTCGATCTGCTAAG aaaactcaTGAGTGAAGCTCAAAAGAACCAAATGTTGGCTCTGAAGCTCCGGTTAGAAGCCGAAGGGAAAGATCTAAAGCAGACGCAGACGAAAAAAAGCATGGAAGATGCGAAAGTTATTCAATTG gacaAAGGTATTAAGACCAAGGCAGAACGTGATCGTCGTGTCAAGGAACTCAACGAGAAGaacctgaaaatgtttgtGGAGGAGAGGAAGAGATTAGCCatgaa agccCAAAAGCACGAAGAGCAACTCACAAAACGACATCTCGACCAGCTCGAGCAACTAGACAAGGATTTCCATAAGGCCTTGGATGCGGAGGTCGGCAACTACAAAGAAGAGCAACTGGCTGCTCAACCGACTTCTGTCGTTTGA